A single genomic interval of Streptococcus suis harbors:
- a CDS encoding helix-turn-helix domain-containing protein, whose product MDMIRVNLDRILKDRQMTSKDLAGQVGITEANLSILKTGKAKGIRFNTLMSICRILDCQPGDILEYVKE is encoded by the coding sequence ATGGACATGATTCGCGTAAACTTAGATAGGATTCTCAAAGATCGACAAATGACTTCCAAGGACCTAGCAGGGCAAGTCGGCATCACCGAAGCCAATCTGTCCATTCTCAAGACAGGCAAGGCAAAAGGTATTCGTTTCAATACCTTGATGAGCATCTGCCGCATCCTAGACTGCCAACCAGGAGATATTTTGGAATATGTGAAAGAGTGA
- a CDS encoding transporter substrate-binding domain-containing protein yields the protein MLKKLLTSALLVSSITLAACSNTSTSTESSSSASQTQWEKVQEAGVLKVATPGTLFPTSYYNDAKELVGYEIDMINEIGKRLKLEIEYQEIGVAEAFTAVDSGKVDISVNNFDMTEARKEKYNFSIPYKYSVGGYIVREDGSSGIEAADLSDWTGKKAGGGAGTQYMKLAEKQGAEPVIYDNVTNDVYLRDVSTGRTDFIPNDYFTQVMAIKWAKANFPDIKVKMGAAQYNPTEQGIVMSKADKSLKEKIDEALEAMKADGTLKAISEKYYAGQDLSVPVENADKLPVIEVE from the coding sequence ATGTTGAAAAAATTGTTGACATCAGCCCTACTTGTTTCATCAATTACTCTTGCAGCTTGTTCAAATACTTCAACAAGCACAGAAAGCTCTTCTTCAGCTAGCCAAACCCAGTGGGAAAAAGTACAAGAAGCAGGTGTCTTGAAGGTTGCAACACCAGGAACCCTCTTCCCAACTTCTTACTACAACGATGCCAAAGAATTGGTCGGTTATGAAATTGACATGATCAATGAAATTGGTAAGCGTTTGAAACTGGAAATTGAATACCAAGAAATCGGTGTGGCAGAAGCCTTTACAGCGGTTGACAGTGGTAAGGTAGATATTTCTGTTAACAACTTTGACATGACTGAAGCTCGTAAGGAAAAGTATAATTTCTCTATCCCTTATAAATATTCAGTTGGTGGTTATATCGTCCGTGAAGATGGTTCATCAGGAATCGAAGCTGCAGACTTGAGCGACTGGACTGGTAAGAAAGCTGGTGGTGGTGCAGGTACTCAGTACATGAAGTTGGCTGAGAAACAAGGTGCAGAGCCAGTTATCTATGACAACGTAACCAATGATGTTTACTTGCGTGATGTATCAACAGGTCGTACAGATTTCATTCCAAACGACTACTTTACACAGGTAATGGCTATTAAATGGGCTAAGGCTAACTTCCCAGACATCAAAGTGAAGATGGGTGCAGCTCAGTACAACCCAACTGAACAAGGGATTGTCATGAGCAAGGCTGATAAAAGCTTGAAAGAAAAAATTGACGAAGCTCTTGAAGCGATGAAAGCTGATGGTACCTTGAAAGCTATTTCTGAGAAATACTATGCAGGACAAGACCTATCAGTACCAGTTGAAAATGCTGATAAATTGCCAGTTATCGAAGTTGAATAA
- a CDS encoding amidase, giving the protein MEWKDATAMAQAVNQKQVSAKELVQETIDRIEKLNPTLNAVISKQYEEALKEAEKEDYLGKPFAGVPFLLKDLGQNEKGQPSSAGSRLLAGRPAGHTDTYVQRLKDLGFIIVGRTNTPEFGFKNISDASLHGPVNLPLDPSRNAGGSSGGAAAALASGMVSIAAASDGGGSIRIPASFNGLIGLKTSRGRIPVGPKSYRGWQGASVNFALTKSVRDTQRLLYHFQDYQLEAPFPLAKLSEEEVFGKLSRPLKIAYYTKSPVGSKVSPEAVEAVQTACHHLVDLGHEVVELSEYPLDGVALMKSFYLMNSVDTAQMFDEIEAAFGRQMTLDDMEVMSWAIYQSGQTIPAKLHSKALLDWDQFGASMARFHEEYDLLLTPTVADVAPKHGQFDLSADLLDRLKQTQNYYMEEQQELIWQMFEDSLALTPFTQQANICGQPAISLPTYVRADGLPIGIQLTAAKGREDLLLQLADQLQAAGLLHL; this is encoded by the coding sequence ATGGAATGGAAAGATGCGACAGCCATGGCTCAGGCTGTCAATCAAAAACAGGTTTCTGCCAAGGAATTGGTGCAAGAAACAATTGACAGGATTGAAAAGCTCAATCCCACCCTCAATGCGGTTATCAGCAAGCAGTATGAAGAGGCCTTGAAAGAGGCGGAAAAAGAAGACTATCTGGGCAAGCCATTTGCTGGAGTTCCTTTCTTGTTGAAGGATCTGGGGCAAAATGAAAAGGGGCAGCCATCTTCTGCAGGTTCTCGCCTGCTTGCTGGTCGACCAGCAGGTCATACCGACACCTATGTCCAACGCTTGAAGGACTTGGGTTTCATCATTGTCGGTCGAACCAACACGCCAGAATTCGGCTTCAAAAATATCTCAGATGCCAGCCTGCACGGTCCTGTCAATCTTCCCTTGGACCCCAGCCGTAATGCTGGTGGATCAAGTGGTGGTGCAGCTGCAGCACTGGCTTCAGGCATGGTCTCTATTGCTGCGGCATCGGATGGTGGTGGCTCTATTCGTATCCCCGCCTCCTTCAATGGCTTGATTGGACTCAAAACCAGTCGTGGTCGGATTCCGGTTGGACCTAAGTCTTATCGTGGCTGGCAGGGGGCATCTGTCAATTTTGCCCTGACCAAGTCTGTCCGAGACACTCAGCGTCTGCTCTATCATTTCCAGGATTATCAGCTGGAAGCCCCCTTTCCCCTTGCCAAGCTGAGCGAGGAGGAGGTGTTTGGAAAGTTGTCTCGCCCCCTAAAAATCGCCTACTATACCAAGTCTCCGGTAGGGAGCAAGGTTAGTCCTGAAGCGGTAGAAGCGGTTCAAACAGCCTGTCATCACTTGGTTGATTTGGGGCATGAAGTGGTGGAATTGTCGGAATATCCTCTGGATGGAGTGGCCCTGATGAAATCCTTCTACCTGATGAACAGCGTGGACACGGCCCAGATGTTTGACGAAATCGAAGCAGCTTTTGGGCGTCAGATGACCTTGGATGACATGGAAGTCATGTCTTGGGCTATTTACCAAAGCGGGCAAACCATTCCAGCCAAATTGCACTCCAAGGCCCTATTGGACTGGGATCAGTTTGGAGCCAGCATGGCGCGTTTCCATGAGGAATATGACTTGCTCCTGACACCGACAGTGGCTGATGTAGCGCCCAAGCATGGGCAATTTGACCTATCAGCAGATTTGCTGGACCGCCTCAAGCAGACCCAGAACTATTACATGGAAGAGCAGCAGGAATTGATCTGGCAAATGTTCGAGGACAGCCTAGCCCTAACTCCCTTTACGCAACAGGCCAATATTTGTGGTCAGCCAGCTATTTCTCTGCCAACTTATGTGCGGGCTGACGGATTGCCAATCGGCATCCAATTGACAGCAGCCAAGGGACGAGAGGATTTACTCTTGCAGTTGGCAGACCAACTGCAGGCAGCTGGTCTGCTTCATTTGTAA
- a CDS encoding amino acid ABC transporter permease produces the protein MDINWQVVFNADIAREAIPQILEGLPYTLSLSLIGFALGTFCGFFVALMRMSKFGPLRWLAMAHISLMRGIPLMVLLFFIYFGLPFMGLQLDAISASIIAFTSMSSAYISEIIRASLSAIDKGQWEAARSLGLRTNVIYRKIIIPQAFRIALPPLSNVLLDMVKSTSLTAMITVPEIFNKAKIVGGAKSDYMTVYICVALIYWVICTLYAFGQLKLEKRLATY, from the coding sequence ATGGATATTAACTGGCAGGTAGTTTTTAATGCAGATATTGCAAGAGAGGCCATTCCACAGATTTTGGAGGGGCTACCCTACACTCTATCCCTATCCCTAATTGGTTTTGCCTTGGGAACTTTCTGTGGATTTTTTGTAGCCCTCATGCGGATGTCTAAGTTTGGACCCTTGCGTTGGTTGGCTATGGCCCATATTTCTCTCATGCGTGGCATTCCCCTCATGGTTCTTCTTTTCTTCATTTATTTTGGTTTGCCGTTTATGGGGCTACAACTAGATGCCATCTCTGCATCTATTATCGCCTTTACCTCCATGTCCAGTGCCTACATTTCTGAAATTATTCGTGCATCTCTTTCGGCCATTGATAAGGGACAATGGGAGGCGGCGCGTTCCCTGGGCTTGCGGACCAATGTGATTTACAGAAAAATCATCATTCCCCAAGCCTTTCGGATTGCCCTTCCACCCCTTAGCAATGTCCTCTTAGACATGGTCAAAAGTACTTCTCTGACAGCCATGATTACTGTACCAGAGATTTTCAATAAGGCAAAAATAGTCGGTGGAGCCAAGTCGGATTATATGACGGTTTATATCTGTGTAGCCCTCATTTATTGGGTTATCTGTACCCTTTATGCATTTGGTCAGCTCAAGCTGGAAAAACGCTTGGCTACCTATTAA